The following nucleotide sequence is from Candidatus Methylomirabilota bacterium.
GGGCGACGCGGCGATGAAGGTCGCGACCGACGCCGTCCAGGTCTTCGGCGGCTACGGCTACACGCGCGAGTTCCCCGTCGAGCGCTTCTTCCGCGACGCGAAGATCATGCAGATCTACGAGGGCACCAACCAGATCCAGCGCGTCGTCATCGCGCGCGAGCTGCTCGGGTTCTGACCCGAGACGCGGAATGACGGGATATCCCAGTCTAGATAACGCGGTGCCGAGGTGTAGGGGATTCCGGCTAACAGCACGGCCCAAGGTGTTTGCGACGCAACGGGCCGCTGGTCAATCGGCGACATGCGGTCCAGGCGCGCCGGATCATCGGTGTTATCGAGTTCTGTCCAATTCTAGTTCGCCGCACTGCGGTGGTACGGAATGACTGGATGATGAGAGGTAGCTCGTCTTCGTGCGCTGGGAGGTTGGCGATGCTTGTCGTTTTCGCGCTGACTTTCGCCTTTCTGGTCGCTCCGATCGTCGCCGAGGCGCAACAGGCGGCCA
It contains:
- a CDS encoding acyl-CoA dehydrogenase family protein; protein product: GDAAMKVATDAVQVFGGYGYTREFPVERFFRDAKIMQIYEGTNQIQRVVIARELLGF